In a genomic window of Zingiber officinale cultivar Zhangliang chromosome 9B, Zo_v1.1, whole genome shotgun sequence:
- the LOC122023277 gene encoding sialyltransferase-like protein 1 gives MLAFLLRGAAMNRSIHFAFLLLAVVAAVVSYRSIARRGLMLKPIQRLYDEENESLDAGAMNETLFLLAAQEPGATELQRNVADLLSANLESIDLPGELYRQISIWRRGVKPRNRSMYLARITFLARPEHPQHDQVLPEFRRLLGDWFRNRRDFRAEVMSDLVDHIKRPIDLNNHYPDSGKRYPTCAVVGNSGVLLNADHGDLIDAHHLVIRLNNARIIGYQRHVGAKTSLSFINSNVLHACALLEGCFCHPYGDLVPVVFYICQPAHFIEYMICNSTHKSPLLVTDGRFDALCSRIVKYYSLKLFVEETGESPSTWGTYHDERWFHYSSGMQAVVLAVGICDKVSIFGFGKSPQARHHYHTNQKRELDLHDYLAEYEFYRDLIERPQSIPFLKDAGVKVPTVVFYH, from the coding sequence ATGCTGGCGTTTTTGCTGAGAGGGGCGGCAATGAACCGCTCCATCCACTTCGCCTTCCTCCTCCTGGCCGTCGTCGCCGCCGTGGTCAGCTATCGCTCGATCGCCCGCCGCGGTCTCATGCTAAAGCCCATCCAGCGCCTCTACGACGAGGAGAATGAATCGCTTGACGCCGGGGCGATGAATGAGACCCTGTTCCTCCTCGCCGCCCAAGAACCTGGCGCAACGGAGCTGCAACGGAATGTGGCGGACCTTCTCTCGGCTAACCTCGAGTCCATTGACTTGCCTGGCGAGCTGTACCGGCAAATCTCTATCTGGCGGCGCGGAGTGAAGCCGAGAAATCGATCTATGTATTTGGCCCGCATCACGTTCCTGGCCCGACCGGAGCACCCCCAGCACGACCAGGTTTTACCGGAGTTCCGGCGGCTGCTCGGCGATTGGTTCCGCAACCGCCGCGACTTCCGGGcagaggtgatgtcggatctggTCGACCACATCAAGCGCCCCATCGATCTCAACAACCACTACCCTGACTCGGGCAAGCGGTACCCTACCTGTGCCGTCGTGGGCAACAGCGGCGTCCTCCTCAATGCAGACCACGGTGACCTAATCGACGCACACCACCTTGTCATCCGCCTCAACAACGCCCGCATCATTGGCTACCAGAGGCACGTCGGCGCCAAGACCTCCCTCTCCTTTATCAACAGCAACGTGCTCCACGCTTGCGCTCTGCTCGAGGGCTGCTTCTGCCACCCCTACGGCGACCTCGTCCCCGTCGTGTTCTACATCTGCCAGCCAGCGCATTTCATCGAATACATGATATGCAATTCCACGCACAAGTCGCCGCTTCTGGTGACGGACGGACGGTTCGACGCCCTCTGTTCCCGCATCGTGAAGTACTACTCTCTGAAGTTGTTCGTGGAGGAGACCGGGGAGTCGCCGTCGACGTGGGGAACATACCACGACGAGCGGTGGTTCCACTACTCGTCGGGGATGCAGGCCGTTGTGCTCGCGGTCGGCATCTGCGACAAGGTGAGCATCTTCGGTTTCGGTAAGTCACCCCAAGCGAGGCACCATTACCACACGAACCAGAAGAGGGAGCTGGACCTCCACGATTACCTGGCGGAGTACGAATTCTATCGGGACCTCATAGAGCGGCCGCAGTCCATACCCTTCCTCAAAGACGCCGGAGTTAAGGTACCCACTGTTGTCTTCTACCATTGA